From Zea mays cultivar B73 unplaced genomic scaffold, Zm-B73-REFERENCE-NAM-5.0 scaffold_288, whole genome shotgun sequence:
TTTGGCTTCCTAGAAGTAATTCTCGCTAGGAGCAGAACCATGGGAGCTCTGCCAAACGCCCCTAAAGTGCACTTCCGCTCCTTAAAGTTATCTGATCCATAAATTTTTAAAATATATCTTTTAAAGGTCTAATATCTGTTTGGGTCTCTATTACGTTCTAACAGGCTGTTATAGCCCACATATCAATTGTTGTGGTTTATTGGACCCATCCATGCTTCTCTTTTCTCTTAGACGATTTACATGTGGGCCACAACAACCCATTAAGACATAATAGAGACCCGAATAGAGATTAAATTTTATGAACCGGGTTGAAGGACCGAAAGTACACTTTACCCAAACAAATAACATTTGAATACTACTGCAATATTGCAGAAGGATATTCTACGTAATTTTCTGTCATGATCTCTCTTATTGACATTGCAACTTTAGGGTTGTTATAGTCTGGTGCCTATCATTTACAGCACTCTCTAAAAAATTCCGTTCTCCGTTCTCTATATTTGTTTCATCTTCAATAACGTCCTCTAAATTTTATCCTTATATCTCATCTTTTTAATCTCTACTCTCTCTGCTTTATTGGTCACATTTAGTACGACATTAACCAAAATATATAAAAAATGGACACGACGTGAGCTAGTGTCAGCCAAAAGGAACACAGTACAACACGTACGTTTACCGGACGCACAGTACACCTCTACATCTAGTGGCTGCCATAGACGTCCGCTATTTTAGAGGACACGGTAGCTGACCTTGTTGGAGACCTCATGGACAACAAGAAACACTAAATACACGCTACCGGCTTCTTTAGCGTGTGCTATTGGAGTAGTTGAACAAATTGTCCCGTATTGAAGTCGGGAGAACTGCATGCCTTCTGCTTCAAAGACCGAATGTTTCAGTTGAGTCCGTCAATAATTTGTTTTCTTTTAAATGACAGTCAAATCAGAAGTTACATGGTTTAAGGGAGGAATTGAATGCGATTGTCCCATACTTGGAGgagatgagaaagaagaaagttgAAAGATGGACCAATTTGTTGATGTCATAGAGCAAATTAAGAAGGTTGCATCTGAAATCAGGCCTTCAGATTTTGTACCCTTCATAATTCCTGTGGATCAGTCTGATCTGTCATTAAGAAAGCTGGATGAGCTAACGAAAGAGCTACAATCCCTTCAGAAGGAGAAGGTCGGCATCACTTGTTCCAATCTGCTTTATTGTCCAATGAGTATTACTCCCAATGTCTATTATTTTCCTTAACAGCTCATGCAAGTCTAAATGTCATTGTTTGTGGCTGTGTTTTGAAAGAGTGATCGGCTGAAGCAAGTGATGGAACATCTTAGCACTTTGCATTTGTTATGCGAGGTGCTTGGTGTAGATTTCAAACAAACGGTATACGAGGTGCACCCTAGCCTGGGTGAGGCTGATGGATCAAAGAACCTAAGCAACAGTACAATTGAGAGACTTGCATCAGCTGTAAACAGATTGCGTGAATTGAAAGTCCAGAGGATGCAAAAGGTTAGCACTCTTTATATCACTTCAGGAATGCCAATGGTTCAGGCGGAGTCAACTGTAATTGTTTTCATTATTCAGCACATTCACTAGTGTCAAATTTCGATCGGTTCAGCAGAGGCAACCCTCAATTGTTTTCACTATTCAGTGTCTTTAACATTGTTAATATGAAAACTCTGAATGTCACAGCTTCAAGATTTGGCATCTAGCATGCTTGAACTTTGGAAATCTCATGGATACACCGCTTGAAGAGCAGCAGATGTTCCAGAATTTAACGTGCAATATTGCTGCTTCAGAACATGAAATAAACTGGGCCTAACACCCTCTCTACTGACCTTCCTCAGCTACGTGAGTTGCATTGTTCTTTAGATATTGCTACTACCACTGTTGGTACGTTTTTCTATATTTGAGGTAGGAATGTTCTGAGAATATATCTTGATCCAAAATGTAGGTGGAATCTGAAGTTTAAGACTTGAACAGCTTAAAGCGAGCAAGATGAAAGACCTCGTTCTTAAAAAGAAGACAGAACTGGAAGATCATAGGAGACGTGCTCATTTGATTGGTGAGGAAGGTTATGCAGCCGAATTTAGCGATGAGGGCTATGAGGCAGGTAAGGACCATATCCTGGGTTGTTAACTTGTGTCCATTAAAATGTATTGCAGACCAGAAAAAATATGGGAACATGAGAGCGATCTCACCTTCACCTTCTCCTACAGGAGCTGTCGATCCTGCGCTGGTGCTGGAACAAATTGAGGCTCACATTGCCACAGTGAAAGAGGAAGCTTTTAGCCGTAAGGATATTCTTGAGAAGGTTGAAAGATGGCTGAATGCATGTGAGGAGGAAAGCTTGGCTGGAAGATTATAACAAAGTAGCAACGCTGGTCAACTTTATCTGCAGATCTCTGTTCTGTTTTTTGTTTACTGGATAGTAATAATTCCTTGAACATGACATGTATAGGACGACAATCGTTATAATGCCGGGAGGGGGGGCCCACTTGACACTCAAAAGGGCTGAGAAAGCTCGTATTTGGTTAACAAGATCCCAGGTAATGTTACTGTTTTAGAGCTTTCACCGATTATGTTCTGTTCATAGAATGTTATTCTATCATAGATGCAGCCAATTTACCATTTCCATTCCTGAAGCGTAGGACTGGTAGATGTTTTGACCACAAAAATTGTAGCTTGGGAGACAGAAAGAGGAAAGGAGTTCAACATATGATGGTGTAAGTTTCTTATCCCTGTACTATTGGATGTTTAATTCCTTTTGGATATTTAATATTTTGCTAAAATGTATTTCATGTGATATTTTTCAGGTCCGCCTGCGGTCAATGCTTGAAGACTACATAATCATTCGCCAGGAGAAAGAGCTAGAGAAGAGAGGCCAAGGGTATTATTTCCGTGCACAGTATTTCTACATTGCATAAACCTTCAGTTTTAACTGGAGTTAATAGGTTGTAGTACCTTATTCTGATTTGCAGGATCAGAAGAAGATCCAGGATCAACATCAAAGCTGAGCAGGAAGCGCTGTATGGATCAAAACCAAGTCCATCTAAGACTCAAAGCACGAAGAAGGTGCCTAGACAATCCATGGGTGGTGCGAACCGAAGACTGTCTCTTGGTGGAGCCACAACGCAAGCCCCCAAAAACAGATATAATGCACTCCAAGACAGCTCGTGCTGCGAAGAAGGCTGAAGATTTGGGCGCTTTATCTCCTAGTAAGCTTCCTTTTTCTCCATTCATCTACATATCTATTGCAATTTCTTTTCCATTCGTCCTGCTAGTAAACTTCCTTTGACTTGCGTACAATTCTGATCGAACCTCACTTTCAGGTAGCAGAGGCTTGGACATTGCCGGTCTTCCCATCAAGAAACTATCTTTCAACGCAAGCACTCTGCGAGAGGCAGAAACACCACGCAAGCCTTTTGCCCAGATCATGCCAGGAAACAATGTCTCGTCGATGCCTGCGCGGCCCATCTCCAACGACACAGAGGAAGAGAACAAACCCCCAAACATTTGCAGGGCTCAATCCAAAAACGCCGGTGACAGTGACGGCTCCTATGCAGTTGGCGGTGACACCAGCTGTGGCCAACAAGGTCATAGCCACTCCTGCAACCCTTTTCCAGGAGAAGGCAGAGTCGCCAGCGCTGCCTGGGGACATCGAGTACTCGTTCGAAGAGAGGCGACTCGCCGTTTTACCTGGCCAGGCAAGTGGCATTTTTTGTTCATTCACCTTCTCCCAGTTGCGCTAATACCCAGCTATTACTTAGTTGAAAGCTGAGCTGACTGCGATTTCTCGGCAGAGGCCAATGTTACCTGTTGGTCGATACTCGATAGTAGTGGGCCTCGGTCTTACTTTGCACTACTATTCATTCATAGCCATATTGCTACTAGCCAGTAAAGGGAGTTTTTAGTCTTGAGAGCTTGTGGTCTGCATCGTAAGTTGTATAGCTTTATACGGTGCATCGTCGATGACCTGTTATTGTTATTATATGGTTTATTACTGTTATCCAAATATCTTGTCTCATGTTAAGTTCCTCATCGTAAATCTTTAGGATAATCTGATTTGATCGCCAGGAATAATCGTCATCCTGGAATCTGTCGTAGTGTGGGTGTGTTCAATCTTTCAGAGCTGCAGTGTCTGCTGCGGTGTGCCCGATATCAATAAGCATCAAGCACCTTTGCAAGAGGCCAGAGCAGCACAGAAATACAGAATTACTATAACGTCAGTGTGGTCCAAGTCGGGTTAAAAGGCTATGATAATGGCATTGACCTATGCTTCCGTATAATAGGTACCCATGCACGAACGAGCTCGGTGTCAAACTATTTGCCAAGTACAGTAGTTGTGATTTGACGGTTGTCCTGGCACAAAGCACATCACGCATGATGCACGAACGACCTGGTGCGCTGGCCACGGACTTGCTAGCCGTTGCCCGGCCCAAATACCGTCCGGTCCACCGCCGTGTCTGTCCTGTCATCTCATCCCCCAAGTCGAACACTAGCAGTGGCGAGTAGTGACTAGTGTGCAGAGATGACCAGTCATCAGTGCGCTCTATCTTTCGGTAATAACCCAACGTCGACGACCAGCCATTCCTGCTAAACGACGGTGCCGGCTGGACACCGCGCACCCCATGAGAGGCACAACTCAGCCACGCCGGGGCCCCGGCCGCCCCCGTGGAGTCCACACGCGCATAATTCAGACGCACACTCATGTGCTCGGCCCGGTTTATTCGCTAGCTCTAGCGCAAGTCGCAACTTGCCGCCGGCACAGCGAGGTGCGAGCCcgcgcgcagcagcttcgcggcagCTTCGCCCGCGACATTTCTCGTTACGTTGCGGTTGGATCACGTCATGTTCAGATGCTCCGATGCGCAGGCAGGAGTCGGGTCAAGATGCTATTCATGAGTCGCGACTCGCGAGTCATGCGAGCTGCACGCAGTTGAGGCAGCATCCTCGAGCTCGTAGCTGGTTTCACACTTGACTGTCACTGTCAGCTAGCCCTTTCCATTTACAGTACGTGCTGCAAGCTGTGCCTGGAATATGAAGGGGGGAAACATGGAAGTCCTGTCCTGAACGGGAAAAGGCGAGGTGAATGGCCTGCCTGGCCTGGCCAGCTCGTCGTGCGTGCTGCTTACTCAAAGCTGACGGACGGACGGACTCAACCGTGTACGTACGGGACTCCGGGTCCACCGTCGTCCGTTCGCCCAAATCTAGCGCGTCAAAGGTTGGGAATGAACACCCGATCTGATCGCGAAACGAGTGAGACAATGCTTAGGAACATAGGACTCTCAAGCACCTACACGCGCGCCCTGTTCTGTTCAGTAGATATAACTTTTATAAGTCATCTGTAGCCAAAATAAGGTAAAGCTAAAGCCAAATAACATGCTATTTTTCAAGCCACGTTTCTTGGATAACACTCATTTCTATTAGAGCACGGAAGCTATGCCATACCGACTTTTATTTTAACCCTGCTATCTGTGTAGTATCTTTGATAAACGGGTTTTTACCGATTCCAGTTCCGGTTTATTTTGATTTGGTTACGTTTTTTTGCCTCTCCATTAAATTTGTCCAGGCCTTACCCAAAATCTCTCGAAAGCGTGTGGAGAGCGGCGCTCGAGAACAAATTCTGGCGTGTGTAGTACAGGAGATGTGTAGGGATATATACGCGACGACTGTGAATTGCGATGAAGGCCATTGTTTCTGCTTCTGGTCTTGCCTCTAGCGAAGTGATGCAAGCGCCCGTGCATTTCTGTTATCTTTACTCTTTACTCATTTAAAGTAGCATGACGTCCGTGTGAAGCGCGTAGGTGTTCATCTCTCCCTTTTCTCGCGTACCAATAAACCGTTACATTACAAATACACTACGGGCCCATTTGTTTCCCTTTATTTTGAGGAATTGAAATTTAACTAATGCAATAGgctattttttagaatgtgacattccacagcTTTCCAAAATAtaatataagtctatctcaaattcatggaagCGAAAGATGAAAATTAATTCTATAATTTACATGTTACTTCTCTAATGTATAATTTATAACACTCTTCTACTTGTTTTTTCCATAACATAAATATAGTGTATAACTATCTATctgatatgatttaggataacatAAAATACAttacataaataaatatattaactCAATtaattttgtctaaattataattattagagtagaattcaattccaacgaaacaaacgagaCCTACAAGAAATTATTTAAACTCAACATAACAGAAACACACGCATATCGGAGCGTTCCATATAATACCATCTTACTATCTAAAGGACAACGATTAATCGAATGAACTATAAAAAGATATTAGATTCCTTTTGAACTCATACGTTTCTCGGCTTTTTAGCTAAAATAAATTATAACATTTGTTTATATCAGTTTAATATATGATATTATGACTATATCTTCACTTTAATATTAAATTTGTTTTATAGATATCAAATACTAGAGTGTATGCGGTCCATTTATATTTGCGTGACTACAGGCAGGCAGGTAGCAAGTAGCATGTTCCACCCAGGCTTCCAGCTTTCAGGTGCCCGGAGCTCCGGACCGGCTGGCAAACACGAAAAGACGAAGGAACAATTCTGAACGCAGCACGTCCTTGTCCGGGACCGGAAGTCCACGCTGCGTCGTCGCGCTCGCGCCACCGGAAAAGGGGGAAGCAGCCATGGCGCCCATTGGATTTCTAGCGCCAACCCCAAACCCAAAGGCCAAAGCGACTAGCCCAACCTGACTCGACCCGGACCGGACCCCCGGTGGCACGCTTGGTCGGTCGGCCCCACGCGCAATTCCACCTCGACGGCGACCTGAGCCCACCCACCTGGCCACCACCCGGCACGGCGACACCCCCTCCCCCTCGACTCGACTCGACTCCAACTTTTTTTTGGTTGTCCGTCCCTCTCGCACGCATCGCACCCCCACAGGCCCGTCCCATCACCACCGCCGTCACCGTCCCAGCTCACTTCCGTCACACGCGTTTCCGCAAAGCAACACAGGCGGCCAGGCAGCAGATCGAGCACCATCAGCCATCCGATCGcaaccgctctctctctctctctgcgtccGACGACACGGTTCACCTATATAATAACATCGCCCACCGTAACACATCCGAACGCACGCAATCTCGCAGCAAACCGCCGGGCCCCTCGCGCGCACACACCTCAGCTCCCTCGTACCGGGGCTCCATGGGCAACTTCGCATCGTGCACGCTGGCGAGGACGGCCGGGGCCGGGAGGGCCAGCGGCTCGACCGTCGTGCTCCCGGACGGGCGGGTGCGGCAGGTGGCCCTCCCGGCCACGGCGGCCGAGCTGATGCTCGACGCGCCGGGCCATTTCCTGGCGGACGCGCGGGCGCTGCGGCCCGGGCGGCGGATCGAGGCGCTCGCGGCGGACGAGGGCCTCGTGCGCGGGGCGCTGTACGCCGTGCTCCCCATGAAGCGCCTGGGCGCCCCCGTGGCGCCCGCCGACGTGGCGCGCCTGGCGGCCGCGGTGGTGGCCAGCGGGGAGAAGGCGCGGGCCACGAGGGGGAGGACGCGGCCGGTGTCGTCCCCCGCCGCCACGGCCAAGGTCGCCGCCGTCTTCGTCGCGCCGCCCGAGACGCTCGAGGCCGCGGCCCTTGAGCTCCAGGAGACGGACGCGTCCAAGCCGAGGGCCCCGAGGCTGGAGGAGATGGCCGTCGACGACGCAGCGGCCGCGGCCGAGATCGAGGAGCTCAAGCAACGCCTCAGCGGCGGCGGGCGGCGGTCCAGGCGGCCCACGCTGGAGACCATTCAGGAGGAGAGCTACGTGCCAGCGAGATGCTGACGATGCCAGTCAATAATGGCCAAAGCCAACCAAACAGAGAGATGGCAAAGGCTGTTTCTCTGATAGCCTCATTTTAGTTGCGTACCGTAGGTGTGTTCGCCCCCTTCTCTATTCGTACTCACCTTGTGTAAATAGCACTACTTCCTTTTTTTTCCCCTTTGGTGCTGTCTCATTTTCCATTTATTTTTGGAGAGAGAGGAAACGGACTGGATCAATATAATTTTGAAAAAGCGGTAAACATAAACGAAGGGGATTTCACAGTTTCAGTTACCATCACCAATGCAGTTGCGATCCATTTGCTGTTTCAGTAGCTGCTGTCATGCACATAGAATTGGTTGAAGACTAGTTATTACGGCGCCTTTATACAAAAATCGACACACAGCACAACAAGCAGCCCATAACATGTGACAGTAACTATCTCTGGTTTCAAAATCTTCATCGTGTTTATCTCTGGGAAATTCTGTGACTACAACTCAAGTACAGCTATATGTATGCATCTAAAGCTTCCGTACATTTTGAGTTTTCAACTCAAGAACAGCATTTAAACAATACTCTGCTTGAGTGCATTTGTCCTCAAATTGTTGTATGCGTAGCAACGTTCCTTGATTAACAGTCATTTTTTTTGTCCTTAAAAACAATGGTATTTATTGACTCTTCTGAATGGTGGGATTGACCAACCGCCCACCGAAGGCTTGACAGAAATGCATTCAAAAACGAAGCAACACAACCTGCAGGGATGATGTTGAATTGTTGATAACAAAATACTATGTTGGAGGGGGAGGCTGTCAAAGAATTCCAGTTATAGAGCATAGTCAACCCATCTTCCGCAGGTTGACTATTTTTCCATAAAAATAGAAATATTTATTATATCAATGAGTATTATTTGATTCGTTATGGAATATACTTCCATAATATACTTATTCGAAATCATAACTATTGGAAGTATTTCTACAAATTTAATTTAATGAAAATAATTTCACTTACATTAGATATATAATTCTATTATTTGTAGTACTTTCGGAGTTTAATAAAATAGGTAAAGGATGAAGCATAGTCCGCTGACGAGGGATTGTTCGTTCCGGCCAGAGAGGAACATATGGTGCAGTAATTGCCACGAAGTGACATATACGCGTTAGACTATTCATTATAGCATACAGACTAAGATGGAGCTGAAATCTATCTATTACTCTTGTAAAGCAAACCCCTACTACGATTCTCTACCTTATTCCAAAGAGTATCACATCACCATTCTTTAATCCCAAACATATCCATTGTAACTAGACATAGTTGTTTGTttttctctagattatataaGTTGAATTATAGTAAAAAAAAATATAAGAGTAAAATATTACTTTATAACCATAAATAAGTTGAAATAAACTAACATTGGATAGCTTATTTCAGTTTATTTGCCATCACAAAGTGATATTTTATTCGGTCACTTTTATACCATAATCTAACTTATATAGTTTAGAAGGAAAATAAATATGATCTTAGTCACTGCCAACACAACGATACCCTCAGGATGCGCTTGGTTTAGAAAAGTTGCCTTAatcaataattcaatatattgGATTAATTATTTTTAATCACATTTTATTTCCTATTTGTAGCATCTCTTCGTTAATAAATCAAATTTACAATTCCATTTTAAATATTTTTAttaaaagtatatttttatttcacTCATTATAACACTTAATTATTTTCAATCATATTTTAGTTTCTATTTAGCTtcctagcccccccccccccccccccccccccggtctcGCCTCGGAAACCTCTCTCTTGCTCTTCGTGTTCCCTCAGGTGTTTTGTATCCGACAATCCCTCTTTTTCCTTATATTATTATCTTATCAATAATACGTCTCTCTCTTATCAGTAAGTTGAGATTAATCATGCATGTCAGAAAGATAGTTTTATATTTCCTATAATACCCTGTTTGGGTATAGATATTGGAGAACGAAATTATGAATTGGAATCACCTTTCTAGAATTCTATTATTTGGTGGTTGTACATAGAATTAAGATTTGGAATCAGAGACACAATTTTATGGAATTGGAGTATAATTAGAGACTTCATTTCCCAATATAGAGCATCACTCCTCTTTATTATGTGGAATTTGACCACACAAATCCAACTATAATTCACTAACGTCCAAACAATATAATTAGAATTGCATCTCATTTCAATACCATGGCTAATTGGTATTAAACCCAATTCAATTCTATGTCTTCCAATATAGACATCTAAACGGAGCATAAGTATAGTATACATCGAAAACCTACATGCAATGCTTTTGTTGGCTTCTAGCTGTTCCATATGATATAACAGAGATCATCTCAACTTACAGCTTTTGGGTATTGTTGTGCAGCTATGTGTATCCTATATGCTTAGCAAATGATTTTGAATTAAGCAATATATCGCACATGTGCCTGTATCGAGGTAAACTTCTTCGTGATCTAATTAAATTTAATCTCGATGCAATTAAAGTTCTATTGAAATAGCAAACGGGAACGTGTGGAGATGAAAGACGCTTGTGGACACCCATCAAGGATCGTCAAGTCAAATGAGTTAGGTGCTACTTCTACCAAGTGTCTCCTTTTGTACAAAATTTAATGGCTGCCGCTCTCAAGAAAATTGAACGGGAAAAAAAACTAGTGTTGTTGCGTGGTCTCCGGTGGCCTTCTCGTCTTTTAATCGACAGTACGTCGAAAAGTCGCACAAAAAAAAGAAGAATAATAAACGACAGTGCAGAATTAAGTGAAAAAAGAGACGTCGAGGTCGTCATAATCTGGTCACAAGGCATTGCTCTAAGTTTTCCGAACAGTGACAGCAAAGGCGAGCCCGACATGTACACAAAAGCTAACGAAACAGCAACGGCTGCACTAATCCACTCATGGCTCACCAGTCATCACTATATAAGTATATATATCTTTCGATTAAAGTATCGCTATATTTTTTTAACAAATGGGCAAGAACTAATAATAAGGCGTTACTTTTCCGTTTCAAAACAAAAAAAGacgttgttttccaaaaaaaaaatcGCATGGAATTTATCGCGACAGACTTTCACTTCCACGTCTTCAGAAGGAAGCGAAGTGTCAGCAAGTATGGAAGAGAAGATATTTTAAAGTCGCAGACCGATGAGCAGACACTACCAGCCCCTGCTGTTCAAAAGGGATAAACACACAGCAGGCAGCAGATCAAAGCTACTGAGAAAAGATGCTTCGGAATATCATGGAGCACCCACTAGTGTTCTGTGCTATAGACAACCAGCGAAGCCACAGTGGCCTGGCCTCCACTACCTTGTGCCAAACCGCAAGCGAGCGAGGCCGGGTGAACGCGTCGAATCATGCAGACGACGAATGATGGCATGTGACACAGATCAGTCTTATCTGCGTGCGACCGAATTATGTTCTCGTTTTTATATCAGGCATCAAAATTTCTCAGAATGCCAATCATCTGGCCAAACACAAATTATTCTTTCCAGTTGTACTTTTCAAAGGGACACACACTGGTTTCATGTTACCGCGCACCGGTGACCATCATAGGGATTGGTTAGTTTCGCCGTGCCATCGCTTAGAAACCAGAGCAATGGAGCCTTTCGCATTCCAAGGATTACTTTGAGATTTCGTATTGGTTAATAATGTTTGGACGATTGGTATTTCCTAGTTGATTTGTATAGGGTTGGACCGACTCCTTCTTTTAAAAGGGATTTGAAGCCACATCTATTGCTTTTATCTAAAGAAAAGATGTACTATATATATGTGGAATTTAGAAAAGATGTACTATATGGGTGTCGACGAATGG
This genomic window contains:
- the LOC103651339 gene encoding LOW QUALITY PROTEIN: 65-kDa microtubule-associated protein 3 (The sequence of the model RefSeq protein was modified relative to this genomic sequence to represent the inferred CDS: inserted 3 bases in 2 codons; deleted 8 bases in 8 codons; substituted 2 bases at 2 genomic stop codons) — protein: MSSAVKDQLQQMSTTYDSLLLELNMIWDEVGEPDMARDRMLLELEQEWLDVYRRKVDQANRCRAQLRQAIADAEAELAGICSAMSEPPIHVRQSNQKLHGLREELNAIVPYLEEMRKKKVERWXQFVDVIEQIKKVASEIRPSDFVPFIIPVDQSDLSLRKLDELTKELQSLQKEKSDRLKQVMEHLSTLHLLCEVLGVDFKQTVYEVHPSLGEADGSKNLSNSTIERLASAVNRLRELKVQRMQKLQDLASSMLELWNLMDTPLEEQQMFQNLTCNIAASEHEITGPNTLSTDLPQLRGIXSLRLEQLKASKMKDLVLKKKTELEDHRRRAHLIGEEGYAAEFSDEGYEAGAVDPALVLEQIEAHIATVKEEAFSRKDILEKVERWLNACEEEAWLEDYNKDDNRYNAGRGGPLDTQKGXESSYLVNKIPGLVDVLTTKIVAWETERGKEFTYDGVRLRSMLEDYIIIRQEKELEKRGQGYYFRDQKKIQDQIKAEQEALYGSKPSPSKTQSTKKVPRQSMGGANRRLSLGGATTQAPKTDIMHSKTARAAKKAEDLGALSPSSRGLDIAGLPIKKLSFNASTLREAETPRKPFAQIMPGNNVSSMPARPISNDTEEENKXPQTFAGLNPKTPVTVTAPMQLAVTPAVANKVIATPATLFQEKAESPALPGDIEYSFEERRLAVYLARQVAFFVHSPSPSCANTQLLLS
- the LOC118474463 gene encoding uncharacterized protein is translated as MGNFASCTLARTAGAGRASGSTVVLPDGRVRQVALPATAAELMLDAPGHFLADARALRPGRRIEALAADEGLVRGALYAVLPMKRLGAPVAPADVARLAAAVVASGEKARATRGRTRPVSSPAATAKVAAVFVAPPETLEAAALELQETDASKPRAPRLEEMAVDDAAAAAEIEELKQRLSGGGRRSRRPTLETIQEESYVPARC